The following are encoded together in the Tetrapisispora phaffii CBS 4417 chromosome 5, complete genome genome:
- the SBH2 gene encoding Arf family guanine nucleotide exchange factor SBH2 (similar to Saccharomyces cerevisiae SBH2 (YER019C-A) and SBH1 (YER087C-B); ancestral locus Anc_7.369), with protein sequence MVATPPPPGGQRILRRRRQVQSSKEKKAKQTPTSARSAGFGGSSGSILKVFTEEANAFRIDSLIVLFLAFGFVLSVFGLHIVNKMSGRLY encoded by the coding sequence ATGGTCGCTACTCCTCCTCCTCCAGGTGGTCAACGTATAttgagaagaagaagacaAGTGCAAAGCTCCAAGGAAAAAAAAGCCAAGCAAACTCCAACATCTGCTAGAAGTGCTGGTTTCGGTGGTTCTTCTGGTTCTATTTTAAAAGTCTTCACTGAAGAAGCCAATGCTTTCAGAATTGattctttaattgttttgtttttagCTTTTGGATTTGTTCTCTCTGTATTTGGTTTACATATCGTTAACAAGATGTCTGGTAGATTATATTAG